In Corylus avellana chromosome ca2, CavTom2PMs-1.0, the following proteins share a genomic window:
- the LOC132172143 gene encoding pentatricopeptide repeat-containing protein At1g11290, chloroplastic-like: protein MQKLSALSPLHHHSRCLLYHAEAQTEFLLRSVEPDTCISSIKQCRTLQSLKSVHASMLRSHLHLNLFFSTNLVAQYASLGAMSYAYSLFSTSQSSDVFLWNVMIRGFVDNGLYRRSMLLYRKMRGLGIQPDNFTFPFVLKACGFLRNHEVGVIVHGNLIELGYESDVVVGNSLIAMYGKCERLDISWLVFDKMPERNIVSWSSMIGACAQNAHYEEGLSLFTRMLEEGIRPNRIVILNVMACVYRENQADDVCRVVIDSGFDLDESVQSAAMGMYARCGKIDIARRFFDGILEKDLVSWASMIEAYTQADLPLTALELFKQMLSQRIVLDSVTLLSVIRACSNLASFQQARFIHGFLIRSFFKTQIALETALIDLYVKCGSLVYARNIFDRMQERNIISWSTLISGYGIHGHGKEALYLFDQMKAIIKPDHIAFLAVLSACSHGGLIVEGWECFNSMSRDFKVTPRPEHYACMVDLLGRAGRLSEALDFIERMPARPDAGVWGALLGACRIHLNVELAEVAAKSLFELDAENPGRYVLLSNIYASSGKRNKAHRIRDLMKRRGVRKIAGHTIIEIKNKVYTFVAGDQSHPQTNLIYSELENVINRIRQEGYTPDLNFVLHDVEEETKEKMLYLHSEKLAIVFGLLNTGPDSVIRIRKNLRVCGDCHTATKFISKVTGREIIVRDAHRFHHFNEGTCSCGDYW from the coding sequence ATGCAGAAGTTATCTGCTTTGAGTCCTCTGCACCACCACTCGCGTTGCCTTCTCTACCACGCAGAAGCACAAACGGAGTTCCTTCTCCGATCAGTCGAGCCAGATACATGCATCTCATCGATCAAGCAATGCAGGACCCTCCAATCTTTGAAATCTGTCCACGCCTCAATGCTCAGATCACATCTTCACCTAAACCTCTTCTTCTCCACCAACCTCGTTGCTCAATACGCCTCTTTGGGCGCCATGTCTTATGCCTATTCCCTCTTCTCTACCTCCCAATCATCAGACGTCTTCCTCTGGAATGTAATGATCCGAGGCTTCGTCGACAATGGCCTATATCGACGTTCCATGCTTCTATACAGAAAAATGCGAGGGCTGGGCATTCAACCTGACAATTTTACATTCCCTTTTGTTCTCAAGGCATGTGGATTTCTTAGGAATCATGAAGTCGGAGTTATAGTTCATGGTAATCTGATAGAACTTGGGTATGAATCAGATGTCGTTGTTGGTAATTCACTCATTGCCATGTATGGTAAGTGTGAGCGTCTTGATATTTCTTGGctagtgtttgataaaatgcctGAGAGAAATATTGTCTCTTGGAGTTCGATGATTGGTGCATGTGCACAGAATGCGCATTACGAGGAAGGACTGTCATTGTTCACACGGATGTTGGAAGAGGGAATCAGACCAAACAGGATTGTTATCTTAAATGTGATGGCATGTGTATACAGAGAAAACCAGGCTGATGATGTTTGTAGAGTTGTTATAGATAGCGGATTTGATTTGGATGAGTCAGTCCAAAGTGCAGCAATGGGGATGTATGCACGATGTGGGAAAATCGACATTGCTCGAAGATTCTTTGATGGAATCCTTGAGAAGGATCTGGTGTCTTGGGCATCCATGATTGAAGCATACACGCAAGCTGATTTGCCTCTCACAGCCTTAGAACTCTTTAAACAGATGTTATCACAAAGAATTGTTCTTGATTCTGTCACCCTTTTGAGTGTAATTCGTGCTTGTTCAAATTTAGCGTCTTTCCAGCAAGCACGTTTCATTCACGGGTTTCTTATTCGGAGctttttcaaaacccaaatagCACTTGAAACTGCTCTAATCGACCTCTATGTGAAATGTGGAAGTTTGGTATATGCTAGAAACATTTTTGATAGGATGCAGGAAAGAAATATAATCTCGTGGAGCACCTTAATTTCAGGATATGGAATACATGGCCATGGCAAAGAAGCCCTCTATTTATTTGATCAGATGAAGGCCATAATAAAGCCAGACCATATCGCATTTTTAGCAGTGCTGTCCGCCTGCAGTCATGGTGGGTTGATTGTGGAAGGATGGGAGTGCTTCAATTCCATGAGTAGAGATTTTAAGGTTACACCACGACCTGAGCATTATGCATGCATGGTTGACCTCTTGGGTCGAGCTGGGCGGCTAAGTGAAGCCCTTGACTTTATTGAGAGAATGCCTGCAAGGCCAGATGCTGGTGTCTGGGGAGCACTTCTTGGAGCATGTAGAATACATTTAAATGTAGAACTAGCTGAGGTTGCTGCAAAATCTTTATTTGAGTTAGATGCAGAGAACCCTGGACGGTACGTTCTCTTGTCCAATATTTACGCATCCTCTGGCAAAAGAAACAAAGCCCATAGGATTAGAGATCTGATGAAACGAAGAGGGGTGAGGAAAATTGCAGGCCACACAATTATAGAGATTAAGAACAAGGTCTATACATTTGTGGCTGGGGATCAGTCACACCCACAAACTAATTTGATCTATTCAGAGTTGGAGAATGTGATAAATAGGATTCGACAAGAAGGGTACACCCCTGATCTGAACTTTGTATTGCATGATGTGGAGGAAGAGACGAAGGAGAAGATGTTATATTTGCATAGTGAGAAGCTGGCAATTGTGTTTGGGCTATTGAATACAGGACCGGATAGTGTCATTAGAATTAGGAAGAATCTTAGAGTTTGTGGGGACTGTCATACGGCTACCAAGTTTATCTCTAAGGTTACAGGGAGGGAAATCATAGTGAGAGATGCTCACAGATTCCACCATTTTAATGAAGGTACATGCTCTTGTGGGGATTATTGGTGA